A stretch of the Streptomyces ortus genome encodes the following:
- a CDS encoding ATP-binding protein has protein sequence MNELPRAATWFAASPRGARLARRLAVRRMEDWGHPAASDATCAVALVVGELAANAVAHGRVPGRGFSLRLTLDAAAGLVRIEVADAASVKRPPAVPSAPHPGSESGRGLLLVDALTVRWGSAPRHPVGKTVWAEVSV, from the coding sequence ATGAACGAACTCCCCCGCGCAGCAACCTGGTTCGCCGCCTCGCCGCGAGGTGCACGGCTCGCTCGCCGTCTTGCCGTCCGGCGCATGGAGGACTGGGGTCATCCCGCAGCGTCGGACGCGACCTGCGCGGTCGCCCTCGTCGTCGGCGAGCTCGCCGCGAACGCCGTGGCGCACGGCCGGGTCCCGGGGCGGGGCTTCAGCCTCCGGCTCACCCTCGACGCCGCCGCGGGTCTGGTGCGTATCGAGGTCGCGGACGCCGCCTCCGTGAAGCGGCCACCCGCGGTCCCGTCCGCACCGCATCCCGGGAGCGAGTCCGGCCGAGGACTTCTCCTCGTGGACGCCCTGACCGTGCGCTGGGGGTCGGCGCCTCGTCACCCCGTGGGCAAGACCGTATGGGCAGAGGTGTCCGTTTGA
- a CDS encoding helix-turn-helix domain-containing protein yields MAALFGSRVRRLRTAAGLTQAELGACTHVVSTRITQIERASGAKPTLELARALDAALGADDLLVELWPYVYREAFPDWSRKFIAYSERAVTIRQYAAHVVPGLLQTEDYARAVLSLDALLDDDEQLEERVTVRMTRQERLSSPDRPELGVILDEAVLRRPIGGDAVMRKQLARLLDAAGERRITVQVLPFDQGGHEAMGGSLTILTLPNDSEVAYTEGADYGQLVEEPVNVSRYKVIYDRLRAAALPPLMSLDMIRSAMEGNYRASNLPSRSERRRLAQEQLQQSGGGRLRGGGRRVPGRRPGP; encoded by the coding sequence ATGGCGGCGCTGTTCGGGTCACGGGTACGCAGGCTCCGTACGGCGGCCGGGCTGACCCAGGCCGAACTCGGCGCCTGCACGCATGTGGTGAGCACGCGGATCACACAGATCGAGCGGGCGTCCGGAGCGAAGCCGACGCTGGAACTGGCGCGTGCGTTGGACGCGGCGCTCGGCGCGGACGACCTGCTGGTCGAGTTGTGGCCGTACGTGTACCGGGAGGCGTTTCCGGACTGGTCGCGGAAGTTCATCGCGTACTCGGAGCGGGCTGTGACCATCAGGCAGTACGCGGCTCATGTGGTGCCGGGCCTGCTGCAGACCGAGGACTACGCCAGGGCGGTGCTCAGTCTGGATGCTCTGTTGGACGATGACGAGCAACTGGAAGAGCGAGTCACAGTCCGAATGACACGTCAGGAACGCCTGAGCTCGCCTGACCGGCCGGAGCTGGGGGTGATATTGGACGAGGCCGTACTGAGGCGCCCCATCGGTGGCGATGCGGTGATGCGTAAGCAGTTGGCGCGACTTCTGGATGCGGCAGGGGAACGCCGTATCACTGTGCAGGTACTGCCGTTCGACCAAGGTGGACACGAGGCCATGGGTGGCTCGCTGACAATCCTGACCCTGCCGAACGACTCAGAAGTGGCTTACACGGAGGGCGCGGACTACGGCCAACTCGTCGAGGAACCGGTCAACGTCAGTCGCTACAAGGTGATTTACGATCGGCTGCGGGCGGCAGCCCTGCCCCCGCTCATGTCACTCGACATGATCCGGTCTGCGATGGAGGGCAATTATCGTGCCTCGAATCTTCCGTCCCGATCTGAACGGCGTCGCTTGGCGCAGGAGCAGCTACAGCAATCAGGCGGGGGGCGACTGCGTGGAGGTGGCCGACGGGTTCCGGGGCGTCGTCCCGGTCCGTGA
- a CDS encoding DUF397 domain-containing protein yields the protein MADGFRGVVPVRDSKVPHGSALCFGTASWTAFIGELKAGPHRP from the coding sequence GTGGCCGACGGGTTCCGGGGCGTCGTCCCGGTCCGTGACAGCAAGGTCCCGCACGGCTCGGCGCTGTGCTTCGGGACCGCCTCCTGGACCGCTTTCATAGGCGAGTTGAAAGCTGGACCCCACCGTCCCTGA
- a CDS encoding pyridoxal phosphate-dependent aminotransferase, translating into MAVMTSSARRPLLNRRLAEFGTTIFAEMSALALSTGSINLGQGFPDTDGPEEVREAAVRALRDGRGNQYPPGPGVPELRTAITAHQERRYGLTYDPDAEVLVTAGATEAIAATLLALVEPGDEVIALEPYYDSYAACIAMAGGTRVPVTLRPHEEAGEDGVARRRFRLDLDELRDAVTDNTRLLLLNTPHNPTGTVLTRAELTAIAELAVERDLLVVTDEVYEHLVFDGAEHVPLATLPGMRGRTVTIGSAGKTFSFTGWKVGWVTAAPELVTAVRSAKQFLTYVASGPFQYAVAEALALPDTYFDAFRADMLVKRDLLSAGLAEAGFGVFTPAGTYFVTTDIRPLGESDGFAFCRALPERAGVVAIPNAVFYDHRDAGAPFVRFAFCKRTSVLEEAVGRLKTLAG; encoded by the coding sequence ATGGCCGTCATGACCTCCAGCGCGCGTCGCCCTCTCCTCAACCGTCGTCTCGCCGAGTTCGGGACGACGATCTTCGCCGAGATGTCGGCCCTCGCCCTGAGTACCGGCTCGATCAATCTCGGGCAGGGTTTTCCCGACACCGACGGTCCCGAGGAGGTCCGGGAGGCGGCCGTGCGGGCGCTGCGGGATGGACGGGGGAACCAGTACCCGCCGGGGCCGGGCGTCCCCGAGCTGCGTACGGCGATCACCGCGCACCAGGAGCGCCGGTACGGGTTGACGTACGACCCCGACGCCGAGGTCCTCGTCACGGCGGGCGCGACCGAGGCCATCGCCGCCACACTGCTCGCCCTGGTGGAGCCCGGCGACGAGGTGATCGCCCTGGAGCCGTACTACGACTCGTACGCGGCCTGCATCGCGATGGCGGGCGGCACCCGCGTGCCGGTCACCCTGCGGCCGCACGAGGAGGCCGGGGAGGACGGCGTCGCGCGGCGGCGGTTCCGGCTGGACCTCGACGAGCTGCGCGACGCGGTCACCGACAACACCCGGCTGCTGCTGCTCAACACCCCGCACAACCCGACCGGCACGGTCCTCACCCGCGCGGAGCTGACCGCGATCGCCGAACTGGCCGTCGAGCGGGACCTGCTGGTCGTCACCGACGAGGTGTACGAGCACCTGGTCTTCGACGGCGCCGAGCACGTACCGCTGGCGACCCTGCCCGGGATGCGCGGGCGCACGGTCACCATCGGGAGCGCGGGCAAGACGTTCTCGTTCACCGGGTGGAAGGTCGGCTGGGTGACGGCGGCGCCCGAGCTGGTCACGGCGGTGCGCTCGGCCAAGCAGTTCCTCACGTACGTGGCCTCGGGGCCCTTCCAGTACGCGGTCGCCGAGGCGCTGGCGCTGCCCGACACGTACTTCGACGCCTTCCGCGCGGACATGCTGGTCAAGCGGGACCTGCTGAGCGCCGGGCTCGCGGAGGCCGGCTTCGGGGTCTTCACGCCCGCCGGGACGTACTTCGTCACCACCGACATCCGGCCGCTCGGCGAGAGCGACGGCTTCGCGTTCTGCCGGGCACTGCCGGAGCGCGCCGGGGTCGTCGCGATCCCGAACGCGGTCTTCTACGACCACCGGGACGCCGGGGCACCCTTCGTCCGCTTCGCGTTCTGCAAGCGGACGTCCGTACTGGAGGAGGCGGTCGGCCGCCTCAAGACGCTCGCCGGGTGA
- a CDS encoding DUF2617 family protein, whose amino-acid sequence MLTTLNTAYTDTRAADLAWALGREPLPALATLDIELADAKLQLRLLGASHQVLLEEERGTCSETVACIAGSSSPLPLGVAKRAGDWEYEFAARVETLSRGSFAGRAQELLALVADHPNGLAGVFPGSPHAFTAMLAQRHDGQVHWRTWHAYPQEGQLVATRTKVGVRVPATL is encoded by the coding sequence ATGCTCACGACCCTCAACACCGCCTATACCGACACGCGCGCGGCCGACCTCGCCTGGGCCCTCGGACGCGAACCGCTGCCCGCGCTCGCCACCCTCGACATCGAACTCGCCGACGCGAAACTGCAGTTGAGACTGCTGGGCGCGTCCCATCAGGTGCTGCTCGAGGAGGAGCGCGGCACCTGTTCGGAGACCGTCGCGTGCATCGCGGGCAGCAGCTCCCCGCTGCCGCTCGGCGTCGCCAAACGGGCGGGCGACTGGGAGTACGAGTTCGCCGCGCGCGTGGAGACGCTGTCCCGCGGGTCCTTCGCCGGCCGGGCGCAGGAACTGCTCGCCCTCGTCGCCGACCATCCGAACGGACTGGCGGGGGTCTTCCCCGGCAGCCCCCACGCCTTCACCGCGATGCTCGCGCAGCGCCACGACGGCCAAGTGCACTGGCGCACCTGGCACGCGTACCCCCAGGAGGGCCAACTGGTCGCCACACGAACGAAGGTGGGCGTACGGGTGCCGGCGACCCTCTAG
- a CDS encoding polyamine aminopropyltransferase — protein sequence MIEPHAPAPPGTAPPPRSGAGQARLPVRPATGRFLVLTGVFVCAACGLVYELELVALASYLTGDSITQASVVLSVMVFAMGIGSLLAKRLRCRAAAGFGAVEALLALVGGCSAMVLYAVFAWTGGWGGAWADGSSYLLVGFSLAIGLLIGAEVPLLMELIQRVRRQDAGGAVADLFAADYVGALAGGLAFPFLLLPLLGQLTATLITGTVNAFAGAALVLGLFRQDLTRRGRWLLVVTNLLVLTLLASAAVLVDDFERSARHAMYGRDVRVAIHTDVQDVVLTGGTDGSRLDLYLDGRLRVSGSDERRYHEALVHPAMNGPHARVLVLGGGDGLAVREVLRHRGVRRVDVVELDAGLVELARTDPALSALNGHAYGDPRVRVVAADAFGWLRRAPRGAYDVVISDLPDPGNTPSTKLYSQEFYGLAREVLGTGGRLLVHAGPVAARPRAFWTVDATVRAAGLRTVPYSVGGRDSEVTDGSRVPHDWGYVLASRARPRLRTAAGAPDVPSLQAGVRAAARTRLEGLPPSTLVHPRYAD from the coding sequence GTGATCGAGCCGCACGCCCCCGCCCCGCCCGGTACGGCCCCGCCGCCCCGCAGCGGCGCGGGCCAGGCGCGTCTGCCGGTCAGGCCCGCCACCGGCCGGTTCCTCGTCCTCACCGGCGTGTTCGTCTGCGCGGCCTGCGGACTGGTGTACGAACTGGAACTGGTCGCCCTCGCCTCGTACCTGACCGGCGACTCCATCACCCAGGCCTCCGTCGTCCTGTCCGTGATGGTCTTCGCGATGGGCATCGGCTCGCTCCTCGCCAAACGGCTGCGCTGTCGCGCCGCGGCCGGCTTCGGCGCGGTGGAGGCCCTGCTCGCCCTCGTCGGCGGCTGCAGCGCGATGGTCCTGTACGCCGTCTTCGCCTGGACCGGCGGCTGGGGCGGCGCCTGGGCGGACGGCTCCAGCTACCTCCTCGTCGGCTTCTCCCTCGCCATCGGCCTGCTCATCGGCGCCGAGGTGCCCCTGCTGATGGAGCTGATCCAGCGCGTGCGCAGACAGGACGCGGGCGGCGCCGTCGCCGACCTGTTCGCCGCGGACTACGTGGGCGCGCTGGCCGGCGGACTCGCGTTCCCGTTCCTGCTGCTGCCCCTGCTCGGCCAGCTGACCGCGACGCTGATCACCGGGACGGTCAACGCGTTCGCCGGCGCGGCCCTCGTCCTGGGCCTGTTCCGGCAGGACCTGACCCGGCGCGGTCGCTGGCTGCTCGTCGTCACCAACCTCCTCGTCCTCACGCTGCTCGCCTCGGCCGCCGTCCTCGTCGACGACTTCGAGCGGTCCGCGCGGCACGCGATGTACGGCCGGGACGTCCGGGTGGCGATACACACCGACGTCCAGGACGTGGTCCTCACGGGCGGCACCGACGGCAGTCGGCTCGACCTCTATCTCGACGGCCGCCTGCGGGTCAGCGGCAGCGACGAGCGCCGCTACCACGAAGCGCTCGTGCACCCCGCGATGAACGGTCCCCACGCGCGCGTGCTCGTCCTCGGCGGCGGCGACGGGCTCGCCGTGCGCGAGGTGCTGCGACACCGGGGCGTACGGCGGGTCGACGTCGTCGAACTCGACGCCGGGCTCGTGGAGCTGGCGCGCACCGATCCGGCCCTGTCCGCGCTGAACGGCCACGCGTACGGGGATCCACGGGTGCGGGTCGTCGCCGCGGACGCGTTCGGCTGGCTGCGGCGGGCCCCGCGGGGCGCGTACGACGTGGTGATCTCCGATCTGCCCGACCCCGGGAACACGCCCAGTACGAAGCTGTACTCGCAGGAGTTCTACGGGCTGGCCCGCGAGGTGCTCGGCACGGGCGGGCGGCTCCTCGTGCACGCCGGGCCCGTGGCGGCACGGCCGCGCGCGTTCTGGACGGTCGACGCGACGGTACGGGCGGCCGGGCTGCGGACGGTGCCGTACTCGGTCGGCGGCCGTGACTCCGAGGTGACGGACGGGTCGCGGGTTCCGCACGACTGGGGGTACGTGCTCGCGTCGCGCGCCCGGCCGCGGCTGCGCACGGCGGCGGGGGCGCCGGACGTGCCGTCGCTCCAGGCGGGCGTCCGGGCGGCGGCGCGCACCCGGCTGGAGGGCCTGCCGCCGTCGACGCTGGTGCACCCGAGGTACGCCGACTGA
- a CDS encoding SRPBCC family protein, which produces MEHEVFVPVPVERLREALADPARVARALPGLQQDAGTAPVSGRLKVRVGGHSITYRGTLGVSPRDDGSYSVEADATEARGTGTVKLALTLTVLPAEGGSTLTFTGTASADGRITDLPAGEVASATTRLLNRFAEHLAPEPEQEPEPEPEAASEPEEASVEPEPEPEPVPEPEAGHDPDEEFPSSHMPFAEGDFAGGFEDDGSLPPGAPAEAAHARRTMIGRSAEEVDHAPPRGRYAPVPAPESAGGGAVLRWAAPAAALAVASAIVVGRALRKRH; this is translated from the coding sequence ATGGAGCATGAGGTGTTCGTTCCGGTTCCCGTCGAGCGTCTGCGCGAGGCTCTCGCCGATCCCGCGCGGGTGGCGCGGGCGCTGCCCGGTCTCCAGCAGGACGCGGGGACGGCGCCCGTCTCCGGGCGCCTGAAGGTACGGGTCGGCGGGCACTCCATCACGTACCGGGGGACGCTCGGTGTCTCGCCGCGCGACGACGGCTCGTACTCCGTCGAGGCCGACGCCACGGAGGCGCGGGGGACGGGGACGGTGAAGCTCGCGCTCACGCTGACCGTCCTGCCCGCCGAGGGGGGCTCGACGCTCACGTTCACCGGCACGGCCTCGGCCGACGGACGTATCACCGATCTGCCGGCGGGCGAGGTGGCGTCGGCGACGACGCGCCTGCTGAACCGGTTCGCGGAACACCTGGCACCGGAGCCGGAGCAGGAGCCGGAACCGGAACCGGAGGCGGCGTCCGAGCCGGAAGAGGCATCCGTCGAGCCCGAGCCCGAGCCCGAGCCCGTGCCTGAACCCGAGGCCGGGCACGATCCGGACGAGGAGTTTCCCTCCTCGCACATGCCGTTCGCTGAGGGCGACTTCGCCGGTGGCTTCGAGGACGACGGGAGCCTGCCGCCGGGGGCACCGGCCGAGGCGGCGCACGCGCGGCGCACGATGATCGGCCGCAGCGCGGAAGAGGTCGACCACGCGCCACCGCGGGGCCGGTACGCGCCCGTGCCCGCGCCCGAGTCCGCGGGCGGCGGCGCGGTCCTCCGCTGGGCCGCGCCCGCGGCTGCCCTCGCCGTGGCCTCGGCGATCGTGGTGGGCCGAGCCCTCCGCAAACGCCACTGA
- a CDS encoding aldose 1-epimerase, translating to MSNEDITLTAGNAQATVQPGNGGRIGGLKVDGVELLRQGDKFGCFPMVPWCGRTRDGRFSNGVTPHQLPLNSPPHAIHGTARDAAWRTARRSADETVVTYDLVDPWPYAGRVTQAVRLTEDSLTLTMSVETYGDSFPAQIGWHPWFNRHLEGGGAQDTDSGVRVDFSAAWQEERGADHLPTGRRIDPLPSPWDDCFGMPDGVDVTLTWPGRLELNVASREQWVVVYDEQEAAVCVEPQTGPPNGLNTLPRLVTPIDPLEAATTWTWRRL from the coding sequence GTGAGTAACGAAGACATCACGCTGACCGCCGGCAACGCGCAAGCGACCGTGCAGCCCGGCAACGGCGGACGCATCGGCGGACTGAAGGTCGACGGCGTCGAACTGCTGCGCCAGGGCGACAAGTTCGGCTGCTTCCCCATGGTCCCGTGGTGCGGTCGCACCAGGGACGGCCGCTTCTCGAACGGCGTCACCCCCCACCAGCTCCCCCTCAACTCCCCACCCCACGCCATCCACGGCACCGCCCGCGACGCCGCCTGGCGCACCGCCCGCAGGAGCGCCGACGAAACCGTCGTCACGTACGACCTCGTCGACCCCTGGCCGTACGCCGGCCGTGTCACCCAGGCGGTCAGGCTGACCGAGGACTCCCTGACCCTGACCATGTCGGTGGAGACGTACGGCGACTCCTTTCCGGCGCAGATCGGCTGGCACCCCTGGTTCAACCGCCACCTCGAAGGCGGCGGGGCCCAGGACACCGACAGTGGTGTACGTGTCGACTTCAGCGCCGCCTGGCAGGAGGAGCGCGGCGCCGACCACCTGCCGACCGGCCGCCGTATCGACCCCCTCCCCAGCCCGTGGGACGACTGCTTCGGGATGCCCGACGGCGTCGACGTCACCCTCACCTGGCCCGGCCGGCTGGAGCTGAACGTGGCAAGCCGCGAGCAGTGGGTCGTCGTCTACGACGAGCAGGAGGCGGCCGTGTGCGTCGAACCGCAGACAGGACCGCCCAACGGCCTCAACACCCTGCCCCGCCTGGTCACCCCCATCGACCCCCTGGAAGCCGCCACCACCTGGACCTGGCGCCGCCTCTAA
- the pyrE gene encoding orotate phosphoribosyltransferase codes for MSDDVRGELLQQIKDKAVVHGKVTLSSGIEADYYVDLRRITLDGEAAPLVGQVLLDLTADLDFDAVGGLTMGADPVAASLLHAAHARGRRVDAFVVRKEAKAHGLQRRVEGPDIAGRRVLVVEDTSTTGGSPLAAVEAVREAGAEVVGVATIVDRATGAAEKIQEGAGVPYLFAYSKDELGLA; via the coding sequence ATGAGCGACGACGTACGCGGCGAGCTGCTGCAGCAGATCAAGGACAAGGCCGTGGTGCACGGCAAGGTGACCCTCTCCTCCGGCATCGAGGCCGACTACTACGTGGACCTGCGGCGGATCACCCTGGACGGCGAGGCCGCCCCGCTGGTCGGCCAGGTGCTGCTCGACCTGACGGCGGACCTGGACTTCGACGCGGTCGGCGGCCTCACCATGGGCGCCGACCCGGTGGCCGCGTCGCTGCTGCACGCCGCCCACGCGCGCGGCAGGCGCGTCGACGCCTTCGTCGTGCGCAAGGAGGCGAAGGCGCACGGCCTGCAGCGCAGGGTCGAGGGCCCGGACATCGCGGGCCGCCGCGTACTCGTCGTCGAGGACACCTCGACGACCGGCGGCTCCCCGCTCGCCGCCGTCGAGGCCGTGCGCGAGGCCGGCGCGGAGGTCGTCGGCGTGGCGACCATCGTCGACCGCGCCACCGGCGCCGCGGAGAAGATCCAGGAAGGCGCCGGGGTCCCGTACCTCTTCGCCTACTCCAAGGACGAGCTGGGCCTCGCCTGA
- the fbaA gene encoding class II fructose-bisphosphate aldolase, with translation MPIATPEVYNEMLDRAKAGKFAYPAINVTSTQTLHAALRGFAEAESDGIIQISTGGAEFLGGQYKKDMVTGAVALAEFAHIVAAKYDVTVALHTDHCPKDKLDGYVRPLLAVSEERVKAGRNPLFQSHMWDGSAETLDDNLAIAQELLARAAAAKIILEVEITPTGGEEDGVSHEINDSLYTTVDDAFRTVEALGLGEKGRYLLAASFGNVHGVYKPGNVVLRPELLKELNEGVAAKYNKPSPFDFVFHGGSGSSEEEIRTALENGVVKMNIDTDTQYAFTRPVADHMFRNYDGVLKVDGEVGNKKTYDPRTWGKLAEGSMAARVTQACGHLRSTGTKIK, from the coding sequence ATGCCCATCGCAACCCCCGAGGTCTACAACGAGATGCTCGACCGGGCGAAGGCAGGCAAGTTCGCCTACCCGGCCATCAATGTGACCTCGACGCAGACCCTGCACGCTGCGCTCCGCGGCTTCGCGGAGGCCGAGAGCGACGGCATCATCCAGATCTCCACGGGCGGTGCGGAGTTCCTGGGCGGCCAGTACAAGAAGGACATGGTCACCGGCGCGGTGGCGCTCGCCGAGTTCGCGCACATCGTCGCCGCGAAGTACGACGTCACCGTCGCGCTGCACACGGACCACTGCCCGAAGGACAAGCTCGACGGGTACGTACGTCCGCTGCTCGCGGTCTCCGAGGAGCGCGTCAAGGCCGGCCGGAACCCGCTGTTCCAGTCCCACATGTGGGACGGTTCCGCGGAGACCCTCGACGACAACCTGGCCATCGCCCAGGAGCTGCTGGCCCGCGCCGCCGCCGCGAAGATCATCCTTGAGGTGGAGATCACCCCGACCGGTGGCGAGGAGGACGGCGTCTCGCACGAGATCAACGACTCCCTCTACACCACGGTCGACGACGCGTTCCGCACCGTCGAGGCCCTGGGCCTGGGCGAGAAGGGCCGCTACCTGCTGGCCGCGTCCTTCGGCAACGTGCACGGCGTCTACAAGCCGGGCAACGTCGTCCTGCGCCCCGAACTCCTCAAGGAGCTCAACGAGGGCGTGGCGGCGAAGTACAACAAGCCGTCCCCGTTCGACTTCGTCTTCCACGGCGGCTCCGGCTCCTCCGAGGAGGAGATCCGCACGGCTCTGGAGAACGGCGTCGTGAAGATGAACATCGACACGGACACGCAGTACGCGTTCACGCGCCCGGTCGCGGACCACATGTTCCGCAACTACGACGGCGTCCTGAAGGTCGACGGCGAGGTCGGCAACAAGAAGACGTACGACCCCCGCACCTGGGGCAAGCTCGCCGAGGGCTCGATGGCCGCGCGCGTCACCCAGGCCTGCGGTCACCTGCGTTCCACGGGTACGAAGATCAAGTAA
- a CDS encoding MFS transporter, with product MSSSTGKWILLTTVLGSSMAMLDSTVVNVALPTIGRDLDADLAGLQWTVNAYMLTLAGLILLGGALGDRFGRRKVFVVGVVWFAAASLLCGLAPNAGVLVAARALQGVGGALLTPGSLALIQASFHPEDRARAVGLWSGFGGIGAAVGPFLGGWLVDGPGWRWVFLLNVPLALLCAPIALRHVPESKDGRVHGRGFDVLGAALGALSLALVTYALIEAPGGSVPVVAVTAAAGVAAGVAFVAVEKRRPDPMMPLDIFASRQFTAVNLVTLCVYAAFAGFFFLSAVQLQVVVGYSALGAGTALLPTTVLMLLLSARSGELAQRIGPRIPLTVGPLLCASGMLLMLRVGEDASYAADVLPAVLVLGTGMVTLVAPLTATVLASVDTGRAGLASGINNAAARAAGLVSVAALPLLAGMSEEAYRSADAFDDAFRRAMPLCAGILVVGAVIAFATVRKPPPGCLRPECLTHGSVTAPPLEPNRSRGRLE from the coding sequence ATGTCCTCCTCCACGGGCAAGTGGATCCTGCTGACGACGGTCCTCGGTTCGAGCATGGCGATGCTGGACTCGACCGTGGTGAACGTCGCGCTGCCGACGATCGGCCGCGACCTCGACGCCGACCTGGCCGGTCTCCAGTGGACGGTCAACGCCTACATGCTGACCCTCGCCGGGCTCATCCTCCTGGGCGGCGCCCTGGGCGACCGCTTCGGACGGCGGAAGGTGTTCGTCGTCGGCGTGGTGTGGTTCGCGGCGGCCTCCCTGCTGTGCGGACTCGCACCGAACGCGGGCGTGCTCGTCGCCGCCCGCGCCCTCCAGGGCGTCGGCGGCGCGCTGCTCACCCCCGGCTCGCTGGCCCTCATCCAGGCGTCGTTCCACCCCGAGGACCGGGCGCGGGCCGTGGGCCTGTGGTCCGGTTTCGGCGGCATCGGGGCGGCGGTCGGCCCCTTCCTGGGCGGCTGGCTGGTGGACGGCCCCGGCTGGCGCTGGGTGTTCCTGCTGAACGTCCCGCTCGCCCTGCTGTGCGCCCCGATCGCCCTGAGACACGTACCGGAGTCGAAGGACGGCCGGGTCCACGGGCGCGGCTTCGACGTGCTCGGCGCCGCCCTCGGCGCACTGTCGCTGGCCCTGGTGACGTACGCCCTCATCGAGGCGCCCGGCGGCTCGGTGCCCGTCGTCGCGGTGACGGCGGCGGCCGGGGTCGCGGCGGGGGTCGCCTTCGTGGCCGTGGAGAAGCGGCGGCCCGACCCGATGATGCCGCTCGACATCTTCGCGTCCCGCCAGTTCACGGCGGTCAACCTCGTCACCCTGTGCGTGTACGCGGCCTTCGCCGGCTTCTTCTTCCTCTCCGCGGTCCAGCTCCAGGTGGTGGTCGGCTACTCGGCCCTCGGCGCCGGTACGGCGCTGCTGCCGACGACCGTCCTGATGCTGCTGCTGTCGGCCCGCTCGGGCGAGCTGGCCCAGCGCATAGGACCCCGCATCCCGCTCACCGTGGGTCCGCTGCTGTGCGCGAGCGGGATGCTGCTGATGCTGAGAGTGGGCGAGGACGCCTCGTACGCGGCCGACGTGCTGCCCGCCGTCCTGGTGCTCGGCACCGGCATGGTGACGCTGGTGGCGCCCCTCACGGCGACCGTGCTGGCCTCCGTGGACACCGGCCGGGCGGGGCTGGCCAGCGGCATCAACAACGCGGCTGCCCGTGCCGCCGGTCTGGTCTCGGTGGCCGCGCTGCCGCTGCTGGCCGGGATGAGCGAGGAGGCGTACCGCTCGGCGGACGCCTTCGACGACGCGTTCCGGCGGGCCATGCCCCTGTGCGCGGGCATCCTGGTGGTGGGCGCGGTGATCGCCTTCGCGACCGTGCGCAAGCCCCCGCCGGGCTGCCTGCGCCCGGAATGCCTCACGCACGGCAGCGTGACGGCCCCGCCGCTGGAGCCGAACCGATCACGGGGGCGGCTGGAGTAG
- a CDS encoding DUF3151 domain-containing protein, translated as MSIHENLLGGPPPTHLPDDPEPRELLANGTAPADVAAKYPTSSLAWAQLADEAYERGSVVESYAYARTGYHRGLDSLRRGGWKGHGPVPWEHEPNRGFLRALHGLARAAQAIGEQAEYERCAQFLKDSSPAAAQTLG; from the coding sequence ATGTCGATTCACGAGAACCTCCTCGGGGGACCGCCCCCGACCCACCTGCCCGACGACCCGGAGCCGCGTGAGCTCCTCGCCAACGGCACGGCGCCCGCCGACGTCGCCGCGAAGTACCCGACCTCCTCGCTCGCCTGGGCCCAGCTGGCCGACGAGGCGTACGAGCGCGGCAGTGTCGTCGAGTCGTACGCGTACGCCCGTACCGGCTACCACCGGGGTCTCGACTCCCTGCGCCGCGGCGGCTGGAAGGGCCATGGCCCGGTGCCGTGGGAGCACGAGCCGAACCGCGGCTTCCTGCGTGCCCTGCACGGCCTCGCCCGCGCCGCCCAGGCGATCGGCGAGCAGGCGGAGTACGAGCGCTGCGCGCAGTTCCTGAAGGACTCCTCCCCGGCGGCGGCCCAGACCCTGGGCTGA